The DNA sequence ATACATCGCGGTTGTAGGCTGCTACGCACAGCTCAAACCCACGGAGATTTCCCAAATCCCAGGGGTGGATATTGTGTTGGGCGCTGGCGACAAATTCCGCATTCTGGAACTGGTTCACGATTTTACCAAGACAGACAATCCGTGCGTCTACAATGGCGACATCAAGGATGTGGACAGTTTTGTGGACGCTTTCTCGGCAGGAGATCGGACACGTTCATTCCTCAAAGTTCAGGACGGCTGCGATTACAAATGTACCTTCTGCACGATTCCGCTCGCTCGTGGCAAAAGCCGGAGCGATAGCTTGGAGAATATCCTCTCCAATGCCCAAAAACTCGCCGATCAAGGAGTGAAAGAGGTCGTATTGACGGGAGTGAACATCGGTGACTACGGCAAAGGTCTTGAGAAACCAGCCAATTTTCTGGAGGTCATTCAGGGATTGGACCGAGTGTCCCAGATCCCTCGGTTCAGGATTTCATCCATCGAGCCGAATCTCTGTACCAATGAGATCATCCAGTTCGTCTCCACTTCCGATCGCTTCATGCCGCATTTTCACATGCCACTTCAAAGCGGCAACAACGAGATATTGGGCAAGATGCGTCGCCGTTACCGAAGAGAGCTATATGCTGATCGGGTAGCCAAAATCAAGGAGTTGATGCCTCATGCGTGTATTGGAGTGGATGTGATCGTAGGATTCCCCGGAGAAACTGACGCTCACTTTGAGGACACCTATCAGTTTCTTCATGGCTTGGACATCTCCTATCTGCATGTGTTCACCTATTCAGAGCGTGCCAATACCTTGGCAGCTGACATGGAAGGAACAGTTCCGGTGAAGGAGCGCCACCATCGCAGCAAACGCCTCCGAATGCTTTCCGAAAAAAAGAAGCGATACTTCTATCAGCAATTCGAAGGAGAGACAAGACCCATCCTGTTTGAGGAGAAAGAAGAGGACGGGAACATGCATGGATTCACCGACAATTATGTCAAGGTGACCCTTCCTTTTGACGCGGATCTAGTCAATCGCATTGCGCCATTTGGTCTTGAGCAAGTAGATGCCAATGGGTTCATGACCATCACTCAGCCGCAAATTCCAGTCTAGCGTCTAGATCTTCCACCTGTCAGAATGTTTTCCAATTGAGGTAGAATGTTTCGAAAAAAGCGGTACTTTGCCGTTTGAACAATTTTCATTCTACTCGCCCACGATGAAAAAGTCTATCATTTGGGTCATTTCCCTCATCGGAATGACCACGCTCTTCATGCTCGCTACTTCCGCTCAAGCTCAGACCGCCCGTGTCAGATACAACGCAAAACGGACGCCCACACATCTCAGGCATCAGGCAAGTCAGACTTCCAGCAAATCCCCCCATGTATTGAAAGTTAGAAGAAAAAAGGGAGGCCCACGCCACGAAGACCACACCGCCCAGCCTCACGGCCAATTCAATGAGCACTACAAACGTCCATGCCAGCCCAGAAGTAGCCGTACCCACCGCACTAAAATGAACAACCCAGCCACATGATGGGCTGGGTTCAGGGAAAGTTCAGGTATTTGTAGGTTCCAATTCAGATGCTAGAATGCATAAACCGCAGCTAGCAAGAATTGAGAGGCAGTACCAGTTGCCATGCCATCGGCATCCATGAACATATCGACACTGCTCAAGTCTACACGGAATTCAGGAATGAAGGTCAAGTCGCCTCCACCGAAGTTTCCGGACAGTGTGATAGCAGATACCGTAGCATCTTTCTCCTCAGAAAGGATTCCGATTACGCTATTGGCAGCGAAATACTCGTAACGCAAGCCCAAAGCCGCAGATTCGGTGATCGCATAGTTGACATAGGCAGCCGCACCTGCAAAGGTAGCAGCAGTGTCCGCCATGTCTGAGTAGGAAGCGGCGTTCAAGCCGAGCATCAATTCGTCAGTAACCTGGAAAGTGGTGGTCAGGTCCAATTCCATTCCATCGTCGCCAGTGGTGAAGTTCACGTAAGCATCCCATCCTTCAACAGGAGCAACGTAGATTTGAGCACCAATGCTGGTAGGACCGACCTCAGGATCGGCAGTGTACACATTCCAAGGGTTGAATACCCCCACCATGACTCCGAATTTGTCAGAGAAGGCATACTCCAACTTCACGCCGGCATTTTGGAAAGGACCGTTGGTGAAGAGGTAGGAAGTAGAATAGTTGAAGTTTCCGGTAGGAGAGATGATCTCATATCCAACGAATGTCCCCATGTAACCACCAGTGATGGTCAACTTGTCAGTGAAAGCATAGGATACATAGAGGTTTTGGATACGAGGCTGGAAAGCAGCAATTCCAACAGGTTCGGAACCTTCAACTGGGATCAGTCCAGACAAGAAAGCTGGTCCAGCAGACTCTGCGTTGCGAGGACCCATCGCGATTTCGCCAACGAAAGACGCCTTACCAGAAGACTTTTCGAAAACCAAATCCAACATCCCGATAGAGATGGAATTGTGGTCGCCGGCAAAGCTGGTTCCGATATTGGCCTGGCCTGAGAAGTCATACTTGTAGTATGTGTCTACAGAACCGGAAATCGACAAGGAGCTAGACTCCTCTTCTTGAGCCCATGCGGGGGTAATCATGGCCATCAACATGGCCACAATCATAAATCTTGAGAGGTACATAAAATGATGTAGTTTGAGTTAGACTGGTGGGATTGAAGTAGTTGCCACGAGTAGGCAGCCCACAAGCTAGGGGTAGAGCTGACAGGCTGGTTAGACCTGGCTCCAAAAATCAATAGTTTGTACACTCTGGGGGAAGGGAAGAAACGAACGGGCGGGTTGTGTGGTACCCGTTCGTTTCAGGAAGTGAAGTAGGGTAAGGCTTACTCGTCGTATACAATGGTGTATCCGCGAATTCCGTGCTCGTGGCTATCCAGGCCAGTAGTTTCGTGCTCGGCAGTAACTCGGATGCCCCAAACTTGCTTCAATACGAAGAAGATCAAGAAGGCAGACCCAAATGCAGCAGCACCACATGCGGCAACACCGATCAGCTGGGAAACAAACTGTCCCCATCCAGCGGAAGAACCGAAGATACCAACAGCCAAGGTACCGAAGATACCGCAAGTCAAGTGGACAGATACTGCACCTACACAGTCATCCAACTTCAATTTGTCCAAACCTACAGCGGAGAGAACGACCAAGCAACCGGAGATCAATCCGATGATCATCGCTTCCCATGGAGACATCAGGTCAGCACCTGCAGTAATCCCTACCAAACCGGCGAGGATACCGTTCAAGGCCATGCCCAAATCCCAACGCTTGAACAACAAAGCGGCCATGGATACGCCACCGATCGCTCCAGCAGCAGCTGCCAAGCAGGTAGTGGTCAATACCAAGGAAGTCAACGCTGGATCTCCAGACAGTACAGAACCGCCGTTGAACCCGAACCATCCCAACCAAAGGAGGAATACACCGATGGTTGCCAATGGTACACTGGAACCAGGGAAGTCGTTTACTTTGCCATCTTTGTATTTGCCAATACGTGGGCCGAGCAACATGATACCGGCCAGTGCGCCCCATCCACCTACGGAGTGAACCAAGGTAGAACCTGCGAAGTCGTAGAATCCAAGATCGTGAAGGAATCCACCACCCCACTTCCAAGATCCGATGATTGGGTATACCAATCCTACGAATACCAAAGTGAAGATGAAGTAAGAGGAAATCTTGATCCGCTCAGCTACCGCTCCGGACACAATGGTTGCTGCAGTAGCGGCAAACATCGCCTGGAACAAGAAGTCAGTCCAGTAGGTGTAACCGGCATCCGCATAAGCTGCAGTCAAACCTTCTTCTCCGGGAGCCAGCATACCGGCAAACCCGAGGAATCCATTGAACTCGCCTGGATACATCAGGGCAAATCCGATGAATGCATAGGTCAAGAGACCAATCGCAGGAGTAATGGTGTTTTTGAAGAGGATGTTGACGGTGTTTTTCGCTTGGGTAAACCCAGCTTCCACACACGCAAACCCGAGGTGCATAATGAATACCAACGCGGTGGCGACCATCATCCACACGTTGTTACCCAATAAGGCTAGGTCTAAAGCAATGCTTTCGTCCATGATGCTAAGAGATTAAGGGATAAACGTACAAGTAGAACTAGACTCGGGGGGGATCGCTGTTGATTGAAATTCTTTCAACCAACAGTACAATTATATTCAAAATTGTTAAAAAAAGTAGGCGTTTGATTGAAATTCGCTCAACACACAGCACTGAGCTTAGCAATTTATTAAGTCATTGTTTTTCAGGTATAAATGTTATGATTTCGGATTATCTTAATTCAGTACTACCTAGCAGGATTTGTCCTACGATTTAGAATCAAAAAACAACTCTTTGACATACAAGCCATTACACAAAACCACCTTCATAATCATCGCTAATTTGCGATGATCGTAGATTAACTTATTATTAAGTTGATTCAATTCGTATAATATTTCTATCTGGCAATTGTCAACAACCATAAAAACCGAAAAAAAATCTCGAATGCATATCAATTTTCCTGAACCATCCCAATAAAACGCGCATAAATCCGCAGGTATTTGCAAACTTCAGGATCAAAATCACCCAAATTCAAACAACCCCTTCCAAGCAGTCACCTAAGCATCATTTTTAGCCACAATTCTTGGACATTCCTCATATATAAGGCAGCAATTCACGAGATTCCTCATCAAAAACAGAGATATCCCGCGGGATTAACCCCAAAATTTGCTCGTAAGAAAAAATAATCTTTGCTTTGCATTCATACTTGAGGATCAACAGGGTTTGTATCTGACATATCCTTCAAATTTCCCCGAATGTGCTGATGAGATGTAAGGAGAAGCGGGGATAAATCATGGATTTGTCAGACATTCCAAAGAAAAGATCACAGTATTTTAACAGAATTTTCATTTTGTTAAAAAATTTTCTACAATTGCACCAGTAGAGTAGTAATCTATCAATAAGATGGCAAAGACAAAGTTTGAGTACATCTGGCTCGACGGATACAAACCCGAGCCAAACCTCCGCAGCAAAACCAAAGTGTTGGATCTTCCAGCAGACTACGATGGAGATCTGTCTGTGATTCCTGCATGGTCCTTCGATGGTTCCTCCACTGAGCAAGCTGAAGGTTCCTCTTCTGACTGCCTATTGAAGCCTGTCAACGTCTACCCAGACTCTGGCCGCAAAAACGCTTGGTTGGTCATGTGTGAAGTCCTCAATCCAGATGGCACCCCACACGCTACCAACTTCCGTGCTTCCATCCCTAACGATGAAGAATTCTGGTTCGGTTACGAGCAAGAGTACACATTCGTAGTAGATGGTCGTCCGTTGGGCTTCCCTAAGAATGGATATCCTGCACCTCAGGGAATGTACTATTGCTCTGTTGGTTCCGGCAATGTTGCTGGCCGCGACATCGTCGAAGAGCACTTTGACCTGTGTCTAGACGCTGGTCTCCACATCACCGGTATCAACGCCGAGGTAATGTTGGGTCAGTGGGAATACCAATGCTTCGGCAAAGGTGGACAAGACGCTGCTGACGCACTGTGGATCTCTCGCTACCTCCTCTTCCGTGTAGCTGAGAAATACGGAGTAACTGTTGAATTCGCTCCTAAGCCGATCAAAGGTGACTGGAATGGTTCTGGTATGCACACCAACTTCTCCACTGAAGCGATGCGTACCACTGGTGGCGAAGCACTCTTCACTGAGATCTGCGAAGCCTTCGGAAAATACCACCAAGAGCACATCGAGCTTTACGGTTCCGACAACCACGAGCGTTTGACTGGTCTTCACGAGACTCAGCACATCGATACGTTCTCCTACGGTATCTCTGACCGTGGTTCCTCTATCCGTATTCCGATTGGAGCGATCGAGGCCAACTGGGTAGGATACCTCGAAGACCGCCGCCCTGCTTCCAACGCAGACCCATACAAAGTGGCTGGTCGTATCATCGAAACTCTGCAAACTGTACCTGTTAAGGCATAAGTTCTGCTAGTATCATAAAATTAGGGGCTGTCTCATTCATTGAGTTCAGCCCCTTTCTTTTTGTCTCAGCATTTGGGCGTGTCTCGGCGATCTTTACATGGATTCCTGCCTTGACAGATATGCCGCCGAGCCGGGCTGTCCACGGGTCCACTATCGTTTCCGTCCTCGTGAATACATCATGAAGCTCCTTTGACCAGCCAGATAAATGGAAAAATAGGCCCGCTCAATCCGAATGAATCCACTCGGACCTCGCCCCGCCTACCCTAGAATCCCAATCTGGGGCTCGCCGTTACCATCCCTCACGCCTCACCCGCCAGCCGCACATTCGATTGATTTCTCCCCCCCCAAAAAAGAATCCGAGCTATTCCATGAGAAAAGCTCGGATCATAAGTTCTGAGGTTCTTCAGGATCAAGACGCCAAAGATTCATCCGATCCACGAGAAAAGGCTCGAAATCCTTCGACCAACTGATTAGGACATTCCCAGATCATCATATTGCCCACATAGTCTGGCATGATCTGCAAAGCGCCCATCGGCAAGGCCTTGACGAGATCGTGAGCAGATTTGAGTGAAAACTTTCGATCATTCAAGCTCGCAAGGATCAATACAGGAACTCCGATCCGACCAAACCTACTCTGAGCTTTTGCCAATTCGCCCAGCACCGTCCGATAGGCAGTCATCGGCCCCTTTTGCAGCAATCCCAAAAAAGATTGGATCATCTTGGGAGACACATCTGAACCAAACGCAGAAGATGCAAAGCCCCATCCATAAGATGGCAACCGGAGCAATCGCTGAAATCGTGTAGTACCGATAGAATTTCTCACCCAAGCGTATTTCAAATTCCCCATGCTTTCTCCTTGTGAATGCCCTCCGACGCATACCACTCCTGCAATAAAACGACGTGCGGACATCGGTTGATTTTGCAGAAAGTCCAAAGCGATACTAGCACCAAGTCCATGTCCAAGTACCCAGGCGTTTTGAACATTCATGTGATCCATCGCCAGATGAAAGTCCGTTTGCAGCTGGGCAAGATTCACCTGACCATTCCCTAGTGAAGACGATCCGTGGCCGCGAAGATCCAATGCGATCACTCGATATCCATAATTGGCTAGACGAGACCAAACTGGATGCCACGCAGCTGCATTCATTCCGAGATCATGCAAAAGGATCACGGCAGGTCCACTTCCCCGATGCCATAGGTTGAGGATTGCCCCGTCAGGCGTATGAATTTGCACATCCACCCCAGCCAAAGATTCGGGAAGCCCTCCAAACGCACCTTGGGCTTCGTTGGTCTTGATCATGTAGAGATTGACATACATCGCGAGCTGATAAATCGCGAGCAGGACGAGGATCGCGCAGGAGAGTGCGGCGATTGTGGAGAGGAATAATGTCATGAGTAGCGAATCGGGGGTGAAGGTCATCGATCAAAAAACGAGAAAACTCCTGATCGAACGGGCGAGACCAATAAGATAAACTACGGAGAATTACGGCTTTATGCCAATATTCAGAAAATCAATTCTGGCCGAATCCACACCTACCCCAGTGTCGATATTTGGCGCGCAATCCCTTTCCTTCCATCATTCACCATGAACTTGAAAGAGCGATACCTCAAGGATCATTCAAGCCCCCTATTGACTGAGGAGCGATCTTTTGTTGGGAACGTTTGTCATGCATTCAGATTCATTAACAATTCATCATTTCATTTCCCGTATCAATGCGACATTTTTTCCAAAATGGCTGTCATATTTAAAATTTTGCAACAAATCTTGCAAAAGCTTATATTAGCGTACATTTTGCAGAATCAGGGAGTCAGGTATCCCTCCTTCAAAGGGCATCGATCATAGCCCCTCAATCGATTTTCTTTCATTCCTTTTTTTCAGGAAATCCATCCGGGATTTCTCCTGTGGGAGCCATTAGCTCTATTCTGCGGTACGTCTAATCCCCCCGAGACGTCGCTCAATAAACATTTCGTATATGAACGCGTGTGGTCCCAATTCAACCAACTCCGTTCCCTCAGGCCTATATGTTCCAGAATTGGAGCATGATGCATGCGGAATCGGCTTTATTGCCGACCTCAAGGGAACGCCAACCCATTCAACCATCACAGATGCGTTGAACATGCTTACTCGGATGGAGCACCGAGGAGCATGTGGAGCAGATCCTCAGACGGGGGATGGTGCAGGTATCCTCATTAAGATTCCCCACGATTTCTTTCAGGAAGAGGCCCAATCGTTAGGATTCGAGCTTCCAGCCCCTGGCAAGTATGGGGTCGGCATGGTATTTTTTCCTTCCGATGAAGCCCGAAAGGAACCTGCCAGGGAGATTCTTGAAGCTCACATCACCAAGCTGGGATTTAAACTGCTCGGATTCCGTCCTGTAGAGACTGACTCCCAAAAAGCCCACATCGGTACTGGGGCTTTGGCTACCGAGCCAAGTGTAGAGCAGGTGTTTGTTGCTCCGATCGATCCATGGACAGAGGAAACCCTCGAGCGTAAGCTGTTCCTTTTGCGCAGGGCCACTTCGCATGCCATCAATCAAGCGGTGACGGACATGGGGGATGATTTCTATTTTACATCTGTTTCTTCCCGCACGATCGTCTACAAAGGTCAATTCAGGACGGATCAAGTGGGTCCATACTTCCCTGATTTGACAGACCCACGAGTCAAAAGCCCACTGGCGCTCGTCCATTCTCGTTTTTCCACCAACACTTTCCCCAAATGGCGTCTGGCTCAGCCATTTCGATTTATCGCTCACAATGGTGAGATCAATACCATCAAGGGAAACGTCGCCTGGATGCGAGCCAAAGAGGTCATGATGGACTCCCCGCATTTTACACGGGAAGAATTGGACATGATGCTCCCGACCTGTGATCCCAAGCACTCGGACTCACGCAATCTCGATAGTATCGTGGAGCTGTTGGTCATGAGCGGACGCAGCTTGCCACACGCCATGATGATGCTTATTCCCGAAGCATGGCAGAAACAACCGGACATGGACCCTGCCGTCCGTGCCTTTTATGAATATCACTCCGTATTGATGGAGCCTTGGGATGGTCCAGCCTCAGTCTGCTTCACAGATGGCAAAATGGTTGGAGCTACCCTCGACCGTAATGGCCTTCGTCCTTCTAGATACTTGATTACAAAGGATCATCGTTTGATCCTCGCTTCTGAGGCTGGGGCTCTACCTGTTGACCCCAAGATCGTCGTCAAGCGAGGACGCCTCCAACCGGGAAGAATGCTGATTGCAGACCTCGAAGCTGGGGAGTTGATAAACGATCATGACATGAAAGCGAGATTGAGTGCCAGACGGCCATACCAGAAATGGCTAGATGAAAACAAGCTCGATCTACAAGAACTTCCAGACCAACAGGAAAAGCCCAAATACGAGCCCAATCCTACCCCGATAAAGCAACGCCAGGCCCTATTCGGAATGACTCAGGAAGAACTCCAGGTCATCCTCATGCCTATGGCACAGAAGGGGAAGGAGCCCATCGGCTCTATGGGTGCTGATACCCCATTGGCTGTGCTCTCAAACCACAGCCAACACATCAGCCACTACTTCAAGCAATTGTTCGCGCAAGTTTCCAATCCCCCGATCGACCCGATCCGAGAATCCTCGGTGATGTCGTTGTCTGCATGGATTGGCGGTGCCAAAAATGTTTTGGCAGAGACCCCTGCGCAATGCAAGCATATTGCTATCCACGGCCCGATCCTCACCAATGCCGAGCTGCACAAAATTCGCCACATCGAGCATGCAGAATACAAGCCAGCCACCTTGGATGCTGTGTTTTCCACAGATGAATCTTTGGAAGATGCACTCAGCCGGCTAGAACAAGCTGCCACCAAAGCCCTCGATGATGGGGCGACGATCCTGATCGTGAGTGACCGTGCCGCGGGAGAGGGACTCGCACCAATTCCAGGTCTGATGGCCTCTGCAACTGTACATCATCACCTGATTCGCAGCAAACGGAGACATGAAACTGCATTGATCGTAGAGACTGGCGATGCGCGCGAAGTTCATCACTTTGCTACGCTCATCGGCTATGGAGCTATTGCTGTCAATCCCTATTTGGCATTCGATTCCCTTCAATCTGTAGCCGGAGTTCATCCGATGGTGGCTGACTATACGGTATCTCAGCTTCATCGCCAGTACATCCAAAGTGTCGAATTGGGCTTGCTCAAGGTATTCTCAAAAATGGGAATCTCTACGCTTCAATCGTACCATGGATCTCAAATCTTCGAAGTTTTGGGGATCAATCAGGCAGTGGTCAAGCGCTGCTTCACAGGCTCTATTAGTCGAATTGGAGGATTGGATTTCCAGGGAATTGCTCAGGAAGTCCTCGTTCGATATCAGCAGGCGTTCCCCGAAGACGTTGAGAATCTGAGATTGCCATTTGGTGGATTGTATAGTTGGAGACAAGATGGCGAGAAGCATTTGTTTGATCCCAAAACGATTCACCTGCTTCAGAAGTCTACCAAAACCAACGATTACGGCCTTTACAAGCAATATTCCGAAGCCATCCAAGACCCTTCCCGTCCAGTAACCCTTCGTAGTTTGTTCGAATTCACTGGACAATCTCCGATCGCGTTGGAAGAGGTTGAGCCTGCCGAATCGCTGTTCAAACGATTTGCTACTGGCGCCATGTCTTTTGGGTCGCTTTCTCATGAAGCGCATAGCACCTTGGCGATTGCCATGAACCGGATTGGCGGAAAAAGCAATAGTGGTGAGGGAGGAGAAGACCCCAGTCGATTCGATCGCAAGTCCAATGGAGATTGGGAGCGTTCAGCCACTAAACAAATCGCTTCCGGAAGATTCGGGGTTACCTCTTGGTATTTGAGCGAAGCCGAAGAGCTCCAGATCAAAATGGCTCAAGGTGCCAAGCCTGGCGAGGGAGGTCAATTGCCCGGACACAAGGTAGATCCATGGATTGGCCGTGTACGCCATTCTACGCCTGGAGTAGGATTGATTTCTCCGCCGCCACACCACGACATCTATTCGATTGAAGATTTGGCGCAGTTGATCTATGATCTGAAAAACGCCAATCGCAGCGCGCGGATTTCCGTGAAGCTTGTGTCTGAGGCGGGTGTTGGAACTATCGCAGCGGGAGTGGCCAAGGCGCATGCCGACCATATCCTGATTTCTGGAAGCGATGGAGGAACCGGCGCATCTCCGCTCAGTTCCATCCGACATGCAGGTCTGCCTTGGGAATTGGGATTGGCTGAAGCCCATCAGACATTGGTGAAGAATAAGTTGAGAAATCGCGTAACCCTTCAGGCCGACGGTCAAATCAAGACTGGACGAGACTTGGCTATCGCGACCTTGTTGGGAGCAGAGGAATGGGGCGTGGCTACTGCAGCCTTGGTCGTCGAGGGATGCATCATGATGCGCAAATGCCACCTAAATACCTGCCCTGTAGGAGTCGCTACCCAAAATCCAGAACTGAGAAAGCTATTCACTGGAAAACCGGAAGATCTGGTCAACTTCTTCACATTCCTAGCAGAGGAAATGCGTGAGATCATGGCTGAATTGGGATTCCGGACGGTCAATGAAATGGTGGGACAAGTCCAGAAGCTAAAAGTGCGAGAGGACCTTGCCCACTGGAAGTTCTCTCAATTGGATTGGAGCCCGATTCTCCACGCCGAACCCAATCATGGCATGGAAGAATTCAAAGCCGTTCCTCAAGACCATGGCATCGATTCAGTCATGGACTGGGAGCTGTTGGAACACGCAAAACCTGCGCTCGATCATGGACTTCCGGTCTTCAAGACATTCCCCATCGAAAACATCGATCGGTCGGTCGGCACACTTCTTTCCAATGAATTGACCAAGCGCCACAAGGATAAGGGTATTTCTGATGGAAGCATCCACTTTAAATTCTTGGGTTCTGCAGGCCAAAGTTTTGCTGCTTTTGCCGCCAAGGGAATCCGCTTTGAATTGGAAGGGGAAGCCAACGACTACGTGGGCAAAGGCCTTTCCGGAAGCCAGCTGGTCATTTATCCCTCTAAAGAAGCTCCCTTTGAACCTCGTAAAAACATCATCATCGGCAATGTCGCCTTATATGGAGCGACTTCTGGTGAAGCATTTATCCGAGGAATTGCTGGAGAAAGATTTGCGGTGCGTAACTCCGGAGCTACTGCCGTGGTGGAAGGAGTCGGTGATCATGGCTGCGAATACATGACTGGCGGGACCGTGGTGATCATGGGACCTACGGGGAAGAACTTCGCTGCAGGCATGAGCGGAGGCGTAGCCTTTGTCTACAATCAAGATCAAAGCTTCCAAGACAAGTGCAATCAGGAACAAGTAGACCTAGATCCACTTACTTTTTCGGACACAGAACTCCTCAAAGAGCTGATTTCCAGACACTACAATTTCACTGGTAGCCGAACTGCATTACGCTTGGTTACGGATTGGGAGCAAGAAGTTCAGCATTTCGTCAAGGTCATGCCGAAGGAGTACAAAGCCATTCTGGAGAAACAAGCTGAACAAGCTTGGCTTTCGGAAGAGCGCAAGATCGGGTAATCCCCATTACGATATTCCCTTTTTACCAGCTACGCAATAGCCTTTTACATCATGGGAAAACCAACAGGATTCTTAGAATTTGATCGCCAACTCCCGACCAAACGACCGATTGAAGCTCGTGTCCAAAATTTCGAGGAGTTTCTCGGAGACCTTTCCGAAACTGAAAACCGCAACCAAGCCGCCCGGTGTATGGATTGTGGGGTACCATTCTGTCACAGCGGCTGTCCCCTCGGAAACCGCATTCCAGAATTCAACGATGCTGTTTACCAAGGCGATTGGAAGTTCGCTTATGAGTTATTAGCCAGTACCAACAACTTCCCTGAATTCACAGGGAGAATCTGTCCAGCACCTTGCGAGAAGTCTTGTGTGCTCGGTATTCATCAGCCGCCCGTCTCCATTGAGCATATCGAGAAATCCATTGTCGAGCATGCTTTCAAGTCCGGATGGGTCAAGCCCCTTCCTCCCAAATCTCGAACCGGGAAGAAGGTGGCTGTCATCGGAAGTGGCCCTGCGGGGATGGCTGCAGCTGAACAATTGAACCTCGCGGGTCATCTGGTCCACATTTTCGAGCGCGATGCACGCCCCGGAGGCCTATTGACTTATGGAGTGCCCGATTTCAAATTGGAAAAGCAGGTCGTCCTTCGTCGTGCCAAGCTCATGGAAGAAGCCGGTATCGAGTTTTTCTGTGGCGTTGAAATTGGCGTGGACAAAACCATCGAGGAACTCCAAGGGGATTACGATGCCGTACTATTGGCCATTGGCTCTACTGTTCCTCGGGAAATGGAGCTCCCAGGTCGAAACTTGAAGGGCATTCATGTAGCGATGGACTATCTGACGCTTCAAAACCAAGCGCTTGGAAATGAAATCGCCGAGCCTCTCCCTATTCACGCTCATGGCAAACGAGTATTGGTGATCGGAGGTGGAGATACCGGATCTGATTGTATCGGGACCGCAAATCGACAAGGCGCCGTATCTGTCACTCAAATCACTTGGGGAAATAAGCCACCGGAAGATCGCCCGGAAGGCAATCCGTGGCCAGAGTGGCCGATGATTCTAGAGACAAGCTCATCACACGAAGAAGGGTGCGATCGCAATTGGAATATCATGTCCCAAGAATTTGTGGGCAATGAGGCCGGCGAACTTACAGGCCTCAAGGTATGTGATATTGTCTGGAAAAACGGTCGAGAATACTACGAAATCGTGGAAGGTAGTGAACGAGTCATTCCTTGTGAATTGGCGTTGATCGCCGTAGGATTCATCCATCCGGAAAAAGCCTCTGCCATTGATCCACTTGGGATTTCAACGGATCGACGTGGAAATATCGAGACCTCCAAGTTCCAGACCAACCAACCTGGCGTATTCGCAGCAGGAGATTGCAATCGAGGGCAATCCCTAGTGGTATGGGCGATTTCTGAGGGGCGGGAGGCAGCTCGTGAAATTGACAAATACCTAGAAGGAA is a window from the Pontibacter sp. G13 genome containing:
- the gltB gene encoding glutamate synthase large subunit, with translation MNACGPNSTNSVPSGLYVPELEHDACGIGFIADLKGTPTHSTITDALNMLTRMEHRGACGADPQTGDGAGILIKIPHDFFQEEAQSLGFELPAPGKYGVGMVFFPSDEARKEPAREILEAHITKLGFKLLGFRPVETDSQKAHIGTGALATEPSVEQVFVAPIDPWTEETLERKLFLLRRATSHAINQAVTDMGDDFYFTSVSSRTIVYKGQFRTDQVGPYFPDLTDPRVKSPLALVHSRFSTNTFPKWRLAQPFRFIAHNGEINTIKGNVAWMRAKEVMMDSPHFTREELDMMLPTCDPKHSDSRNLDSIVELLVMSGRSLPHAMMMLIPEAWQKQPDMDPAVRAFYEYHSVLMEPWDGPASVCFTDGKMVGATLDRNGLRPSRYLITKDHRLILASEAGALPVDPKIVVKRGRLQPGRMLIADLEAGELINDHDMKARLSARRPYQKWLDENKLDLQELPDQQEKPKYEPNPTPIKQRQALFGMTQEELQVILMPMAQKGKEPIGSMGADTPLAVLSNHSQHISHYFKQLFAQVSNPPIDPIRESSVMSLSAWIGGAKNVLAETPAQCKHIAIHGPILTNAELHKIRHIEHAEYKPATLDAVFSTDESLEDALSRLEQAATKALDDGATILIVSDRAAGEGLAPIPGLMASATVHHHLIRSKRRHETALIVETGDAREVHHFATLIGYGAIAVNPYLAFDSLQSVAGVHPMVADYTVSQLHRQYIQSVELGLLKVFSKMGISTLQSYHGSQIFEVLGINQAVVKRCFTGSISRIGGLDFQGIAQEVLVRYQQAFPEDVENLRLPFGGLYSWRQDGEKHLFDPKTIHLLQKSTKTNDYGLYKQYSEAIQDPSRPVTLRSLFEFTGQSPIALEEVEPAESLFKRFATGAMSFGSLSHEAHSTLAIAMNRIGGKSNSGEGGEDPSRFDRKSNGDWERSATKQIASGRFGVTSWYLSEAEELQIKMAQGAKPGEGGQLPGHKVDPWIGRVRHSTPGVGLISPPPHHDIYSIEDLAQLIYDLKNANRSARISVKLVSEAGVGTIAAGVAKAHADHILISGSDGGTGASPLSSIRHAGLPWELGLAEAHQTLVKNKLRNRVTLQADGQIKTGRDLAIATLLGAEEWGVATAALVVEGCIMMRKCHLNTCPVGVATQNPELRKLFTGKPEDLVNFFTFLAEEMREIMAELGFRTVNEMVGQVQKLKVREDLAHWKFSQLDWSPILHAEPNHGMEEFKAVPQDHGIDSVMDWELLEHAKPALDHGLPVFKTFPIENIDRSVGTLLSNELTKRHKDKGISDGSIHFKFLGSAGQSFAAFAAKGIRFELEGEANDYVGKGLSGSQLVIYPSKEAPFEPRKNIIIGNVALYGATSGEAFIRGIAGERFAVRNSGATAVVEGVGDHGCEYMTGGTVVIMGPTGKNFAAGMSGGVAFVYNQDQSFQDKCNQEQVDLDPLTFSDTELLKELISRHYNFTGSRTALRLVTDWEQEVQHFVKVMPKEYKAILEKQAEQAWLSEERKIG
- a CDS encoding glutamate synthase subunit beta, whose protein sequence is MGKPTGFLEFDRQLPTKRPIEARVQNFEEFLGDLSETENRNQAARCMDCGVPFCHSGCPLGNRIPEFNDAVYQGDWKFAYELLASTNNFPEFTGRICPAPCEKSCVLGIHQPPVSIEHIEKSIVEHAFKSGWVKPLPPKSRTGKKVAVIGSGPAGMAAAEQLNLAGHLVHIFERDARPGGLLTYGVPDFKLEKQVVLRRAKLMEEAGIEFFCGVEIGVDKTIEELQGDYDAVLLAIGSTVPREMELPGRNLKGIHVAMDYLTLQNQALGNEIAEPLPIHAHGKRVLVIGGGDTGSDCIGTANRQGAVSVTQITWGNKPPEDRPEGNPWPEWPMILETSSSHEEGCDRNWNIMSQEFVGNEAGELTGLKVCDIVWKNGREYYEIVEGSERVIPCELALIAVGFIHPEKASAIDPLGISTDRRGNIETSKFQTNQPGVFAAGDCNRGQSLVVWAISEGREAAREIDKYLEGTSALPSKWQSVHQL